The Lactuca sativa cultivar Salinas chromosome 2, Lsat_Salinas_v11, whole genome shotgun sequence genome includes a window with the following:
- the LOC111888893 gene encoding uncharacterized protein LOC111888893 isoform X3: MMYAIFRRSIAYVCHIGSDGMVYKIIFIAHWSRFRVFADSLMMNTDPNQVQYVLSMQMRGRSSLRRSLCCFLLLTPLSRGLISWLGLPKRSMVDELEAMLDLVDPQPRGFKGREQEMEQEMVVQ; this comes from the exons ATGATGTATGCTATATTTCGGAGGTCAATCGCATATGTATGTCACATAGGATCGGATGGTATggtatataaaatcatatttatcgCACATTGGagtagatttagggttttcgcCGATTCTCTCATGATGAACACGGATCCTAATCAG GTGCAGTACGTGTTGTCGATGCAGATGAGAGGCAGAAGTTCTCTGAGAAGGTCATTGTGCTGCTTCTTATTGTTGACGCCATTGAG CAGGGGGCTGATATCATGGTTAGGGCTACCAAAAAGGTCGATGGTGGATGAGCTAGAAGCAATGCTGGACCTGGTGGATCCGCAGCCAAGAG GTTTCAAAGGAAGGGAACAAGAAATGGAGCAAGAAATGGTAGTCCAATGA
- the LOC111888893 gene encoding uncharacterized protein LOC111888893 isoform X6: MMYAIFRRSIAYVCHIGSDGMVYKIIFIAHWSRFRVFADSLMMNTDPNQVQYVLSMQMRGRSSLRRSLCCFLLLTPLSRGLISWLGLPKRSMVDELEAMLDLVDPQPRGLIHLVAFF; this comes from the exons ATGATGTATGCTATATTTCGGAGGTCAATCGCATATGTATGTCACATAGGATCGGATGGTATggtatataaaatcatatttatcgCACATTGGagtagatttagggttttcgcCGATTCTCTCATGATGAACACGGATCCTAATCAG GTGCAGTACGTGTTGTCGATGCAGATGAGAGGCAGAAGTTCTCTGAGAAGGTCATTGTGCTGCTTCTTATTGTTGACGCCATTGAG CAGGGGGCTGATATCATGGTTAGGGCTACCAAAAAGGTCGATGGTGGATGAGCTAGAAGCAATGCTGGACCTGGTGGATCCGCAGCCAAGAG GTTTGATACATTTGGTTGCTTTTTTTTAA
- the LOC111888893 gene encoding uncharacterized protein LOC111888893 isoform X7 codes for MMYAIFRRSIAYVCHIGSDGMVYKIIFIAHWSRFRVFADSLMMNTDPNQVQYVLSMQMRGRSSLRRSLCCFLLLTPLRGLISWLGLPKRSMVDELEAMLDLVDPQPRGLIHLVAFF; via the exons ATGATGTATGCTATATTTCGGAGGTCAATCGCATATGTATGTCACATAGGATCGGATGGTATggtatataaaatcatatttatcgCACATTGGagtagatttagggttttcgcCGATTCTCTCATGATGAACACGGATCCTAATCAG GTGCAGTACGTGTTGTCGATGCAGATGAGAGGCAGAAGTTCTCTGAGAAGGTCATTGTGCTGCTTCTTATTGTTGACGCCATTGAG GGGGCTGATATCATGGTTAGGGCTACCAAAAAGGTCGATGGTGGATGAGCTAGAAGCAATGCTGGACCTGGTGGATCCGCAGCCAAGAG GTTTGATACATTTGGTTGCTTTTTTTTAA
- the LOC111888893 gene encoding uncharacterized protein LOC111888893 isoform X5 has translation MMYAIFRRSIAYVCHIGSDGMVYKIIFIAHWSRFRVFADSLMMNTDPNQVQYVLSMQMRGRSSLRRSLCCFLLLTPLSRGLISWLGLPKRSMVDELEAMLDLVDPQPRGDGLIHLVAFF, from the exons ATGATGTATGCTATATTTCGGAGGTCAATCGCATATGTATGTCACATAGGATCGGATGGTATggtatataaaatcatatttatcgCACATTGGagtagatttagggttttcgcCGATTCTCTCATGATGAACACGGATCCTAATCAG GTGCAGTACGTGTTGTCGATGCAGATGAGAGGCAGAAGTTCTCTGAGAAGGTCATTGTGCTGCTTCTTATTGTTGACGCCATTGAG CAGGGGGCTGATATCATGGTTAGGGCTACCAAAAAGGTCGATGGTGGATGAGCTAGAAGCAATGCTGGACCTGGTGGATCCGCAGCCAAGAGGTGATG GTTTGATACATTTGGTTGCTTTTTTTTAA
- the LOC111888893 gene encoding uncharacterized protein LOC111888893 isoform X8 encodes MMYAIFRRSIAYVCHIGSDGMVYKIIFIAHWSRFRVFADSLMMNTDPNQVQYVLSMQMRGRSSLRRSLCCFLLLTPLRGLISWLGLPKRSMVDELEAMLDLVDPQPRGDGLIHLVAFF; translated from the exons ATGATGTATGCTATATTTCGGAGGTCAATCGCATATGTATGTCACATAGGATCGGATGGTATggtatataaaatcatatttatcgCACATTGGagtagatttagggttttcgcCGATTCTCTCATGATGAACACGGATCCTAATCAG GTGCAGTACGTGTTGTCGATGCAGATGAGAGGCAGAAGTTCTCTGAGAAGGTCATTGTGCTGCTTCTTATTGTTGACGCCATTGAG GGGGCTGATATCATGGTTAGGGCTACCAAAAAGGTCGATGGTGGATGAGCTAGAAGCAATGCTGGACCTGGTGGATCCGCAGCCAAGAGGTGATG GTTTGATACATTTGGTTGCTTTTTTTTAA
- the LOC111888893 gene encoding uncharacterized protein LOC111888893 isoform X4: MMYAIFRRSIAYVCHIGSDGMVYKIIFIAHWSRFRVFADSLMMNTDPNQVQYVLSMQMRGRSSLRRSLCCFLLLTPLRGLISWLGLPKRSMVDELEAMLDLVDPQPRGFKGREQEMEQEMVVQ, encoded by the exons ATGATGTATGCTATATTTCGGAGGTCAATCGCATATGTATGTCACATAGGATCGGATGGTATggtatataaaatcatatttatcgCACATTGGagtagatttagggttttcgcCGATTCTCTCATGATGAACACGGATCCTAATCAG GTGCAGTACGTGTTGTCGATGCAGATGAGAGGCAGAAGTTCTCTGAGAAGGTCATTGTGCTGCTTCTTATTGTTGACGCCATTGAG GGGGCTGATATCATGGTTAGGGCTACCAAAAAGGTCGATGGTGGATGAGCTAGAAGCAATGCTGGACCTGGTGGATCCGCAGCCAAGAG GTTTCAAAGGAAGGGAACAAGAAATGGAGCAAGAAATGGTAGTCCAATGA
- the LOC111888893 gene encoding uncharacterized protein LOC111888893 isoform X1, translated as MMYAIFRRSIAYVCHIGSDGMVYKIIFIAHWSRFRVFADSLMMNTDPNQVQYVLSMQMRGRSSLRRSLCCFLLLTPLSRGLISWLGLPKRSMVDELEAMLDLVDPQPRGDGFKGREQEMEQEMVVQ; from the exons ATGATGTATGCTATATTTCGGAGGTCAATCGCATATGTATGTCACATAGGATCGGATGGTATggtatataaaatcatatttatcgCACATTGGagtagatttagggttttcgcCGATTCTCTCATGATGAACACGGATCCTAATCAG GTGCAGTACGTGTTGTCGATGCAGATGAGAGGCAGAAGTTCTCTGAGAAGGTCATTGTGCTGCTTCTTATTGTTGACGCCATTGAG CAGGGGGCTGATATCATGGTTAGGGCTACCAAAAAGGTCGATGGTGGATGAGCTAGAAGCAATGCTGGACCTGGTGGATCCGCAGCCAAGAGGTGATG GTTTCAAAGGAAGGGAACAAGAAATGGAGCAAGAAATGGTAGTCCAATGA
- the LOC111888893 gene encoding uncharacterized protein LOC111888893 isoform X2, with protein sequence MMYAIFRRSIAYVCHIGSDGMVYKIIFIAHWSRFRVFADSLMMNTDPNQVQYVLSMQMRGRSSLRRSLCCFLLLTPLRGLISWLGLPKRSMVDELEAMLDLVDPQPRGDGFKGREQEMEQEMVVQ encoded by the exons ATGATGTATGCTATATTTCGGAGGTCAATCGCATATGTATGTCACATAGGATCGGATGGTATggtatataaaatcatatttatcgCACATTGGagtagatttagggttttcgcCGATTCTCTCATGATGAACACGGATCCTAATCAG GTGCAGTACGTGTTGTCGATGCAGATGAGAGGCAGAAGTTCTCTGAGAAGGTCATTGTGCTGCTTCTTATTGTTGACGCCATTGAG GGGGCTGATATCATGGTTAGGGCTACCAAAAAGGTCGATGGTGGATGAGCTAGAAGCAATGCTGGACCTGGTGGATCCGCAGCCAAGAGGTGATG GTTTCAAAGGAAGGGAACAAGAAATGGAGCAAGAAATGGTAGTCCAATGA
- the LOC111888842 gene encoding acidic endochitinase SE2, producing the protein MVSINSKHAHALLLLISINLAFFFFPVHSQSSPNISIGIDNEGLFVYVFSVAAVVQADIPASNVQTTSLQNPAGTDHRDSAATCSGLIPDIRACQSQGVKVFLSLDGSYSVSQDAQQFSDYIWNTFLGGQSSSRPFGDVVFDGINFNIEAGSGSGQFWADVATSLKVHSSSSQAQLQKKLYLSAAVPCLFPADAHLGVGLFDYVWVRFYNNRQCEYGANAVALLAAWNRWTAQVTSSRIFLGLPAAPAGAALSGYIPADLLTLTVLPFIKTSPKYAGVMLWNTFYDQQTGYSAAIKNSV; encoded by the coding sequence ATGGTTTCCATTAATTCCAAGCATGCACATGCACTTCTACTCCTTATCTCCATTAATCTTGCATTCTTTTTCTTTCCAGTACACTCACAATCCAGCCCCAACATATCCATCGGAATCGACAACGAAGGACTGTTTGTCTACGTCTTCTCAGTTGCTGCTGTTGTCCAAGCCGATATTCCCGCCTCCAACGTCCAAACTACATCACTTCAAAACCCAGCCGGCACTGATCACCGTGATTCTGCTGCCACTTGCTCCGGCTTAATCCCTGACATACGAGCATGCCAGAGCCAAGGTGTGAAGGTGTTTCTTTCTTTAGACGGTAGCTACTCTGTCTCTCAAGATGCACAGCAATTTTCCGATTACATATGGAACACCTTTCTCGGTGGCCAGTCCAGTTCCCGGCCGTTCGGTGACGTTGTTTTTGACGGAATCAACTTTAACATCGAggcaggatcaggatcaggacaGTTCTGGGCTGACGTAGCTACCTCTTTAAAGGTGCACAGCTCATCATCCCAGGCCCAGCTGCAGAAAAAACTCTATTTATCTGCTGCAGTCCCGTGCTTATTCCCAGCTGACGCTCATCTTGGTGTTGGGCTGTTCGACTACGTCTGGGTGCGTTTCTATAACAACCGGCAGTGCGAGTATGGAGCGAATGCTGTTGCTTTATTAGCTGCATGGAACCGCTGGACTGCTCAGGTGACCTCCAGTCGTATTTTCTTGGGTCTGCCCGCTGCCCCGGCCGGAGCTGCCCTCAGTGGATACATTCCGGCGGATCTTCTTACTCTAACTGTTCTTCCATTCATCAAGACTTCTCCCAAGTATGCTGGGGTAATGCTATGGAACACCTTCTATGATCAACAAACTGGATACAGCGCCGCTATCAAAAACAGTGTTTGA